In a single window of the Campylobacter hyointestinalis subsp. lawsonii genome:
- a CDS encoding branched-chain amino acid ABC transporter permease has protein sequence MDSALFFQQMVNGFSLGSMYALIAIGYTMVYGVLRLINFAHGDIMMVGAYVALLSMTSFSLPFWFALLFAVIVAALLGVLTDKIAYKPLRKAPRISLLITAIAISFLLENLFQVIFGGAPRSFNVPSYFEQVVSVGNINLSMIAILVPVLTLVLLCFVLFILYKTKYGMAIRALAFDIQTVNLMGIDANMIISIVFALGSSLAAIGGVFWALSYPSIDPLMGVLIGLKAFAAAVLGGIGSVGGAVLGGFIIGFTEVVAVAFFPDLAGFKDAFAFIFLILVLLFKPTGILGYNFEKSRF, from the coding sequence ATGGATAGTGCGCTATTTTTTCAGCAAATGGTAAATGGCTTTAGCCTTGGGTCTATGTATGCTCTCATAGCTATAGGCTATACTATGGTATATGGTGTTTTAAGACTTATAAATTTCGCTCATGGGGATATAATGATGGTAGGAGCTTACGTAGCACTGCTATCTATGACTAGTTTTAGTCTGCCTTTTTGGTTTGCTCTTTTGTTTGCGGTAATTGTTGCGGCACTTCTTGGTGTTTTGACTGATAAGATAGCATATAAACCGCTTAGAAAAGCACCTAGAATATCGCTTTTGATAACTGCTATAGCCATCAGCTTTTTACTAGAAAACCTTTTTCAAGTTATCTTCGGTGGAGCTCCTAGATCATTTAACGTGCCTAGTTATTTTGAACAAGTTGTGAGTGTAGGTAATATAAATTTATCTATGATCGCTATTTTAGTTCCTGTGCTGACTTTGGTGCTTTTATGCTTTGTGCTTTTCATACTTTATAAAACGAAATATGGTATGGCTATAAGGGCGCTTGCCTTTGATATACAAACTGTAAATTTAATGGGTATTGATGCAAATATGATAATCTCTATAGTTTTTGCTTTAGGTTCAAGCTTGGCTGCGATTGGCGGAGTATTTTGGGCTCTTAGTTATCCTAGTATTGATCCTTTGATGGGTGTTCTTATTGGACTTAAAGCATTTGCGGCGGCTGTTTTAGGCGGTATAGGTTCTGTGGGCGGAGCAGTTTTAGGCGGATTTATCATAGGATTTACCGAAGTTGTCGCAGTAGCGTTTTTCCCTGATTTGGCTGGATTTAAAGACGCTTTTGCATTTATATTTTTGATACTGGTTTTACTTTTTAAACCAACAGGAATACTTGGTTATAATTTCGAAAAAAGCAGGTTTTAG
- a CDS encoding ABC transporter substrate-binding protein has translation MKKISLVAAIALLATSSMIAKEVKVGVIMPITGAVAAYGQTAWAGIEMANRLEPKLKNGDSIKLILVDNKGDKVETTTSATRLVSDDKVAGLIGAMVTGNTQQVLQIADEKKVPMIAPAATADKLLDRAKYGARVTFMDSFQGTSFAAYALKADLKTAVIVIDQSTSYSIGLAKAFKKEYEKNGGKVLKELKISSGDKDFKAIVSQIASLNPSLVYMPFYHPEASLVIRQAKQIGLKTQFASGDGVSNDTFIELSGDASEGYLYTDAFDSSNPPTNRSKEFVAAYTKEKGSNDIPGFTALGADSYFLMLDAMNRCENPEDRECVNNKIKETKNFEGVSGIINIDKKGNAVRSVVVKEIKGGKAVYKDTVNP, from the coding sequence ATGAAGAAAATTTCACTTGTTGCGGCTATAGCTCTGCTTGCAACTTCATCAATGATAGCAAAAGAAGTAAAAGTAGGTGTCATTATGCCTATCACTGGCGCTGTGGCTGCTTATGGTCAAACAGCTTGGGCTGGTATAGAAATGGCAAATCGCTTAGAGCCAAAACTAAAAAACGGAGATAGTATTAAGCTAATTTTAGTAGATAATAAAGGCGATAAGGTAGAAACAACTACAAGTGCTACTAGGCTTGTAAGTGATGATAAAGTTGCTGGTCTGATAGGAGCTATGGTCACTGGTAACACTCAGCAAGTTTTACAGATAGCAGATGAGAAAAAAGTCCCTATGATAGCACCTGCTGCTACTGCTGATAAGCTACTTGATCGTGCAAAATATGGTGCTAGAGTTACTTTTATGGATTCGTTTCAAGGAACTAGTTTTGCTGCTTATGCCCTAAAAGCAGATCTTAAAACGGCTGTTATCGTCATAGATCAATCAACATCTTATTCTATCGGTCTTGCAAAAGCCTTTAAAAAAGAGTATGAGAAAAATGGTGGTAAAGTTCTAAAAGAGCTAAAGATCAGTAGCGGAGATAAGGATTTTAAAGCTATAGTTTCTCAAATAGCTAGCTTAAATCCAAGTTTAGTTTATATGCCTTTTTATCATCCTGAAGCTTCTCTTGTAATTCGTCAAGCAAAACAAATCGGTCTAAAAACTCAGTTTGCTAGTGGAGATGGCGTATCAAACGATACTTTTATAGAGCTTAGTGGCGATGCTAGTGAGGGCTATCTATACACAGATGCTTTTGATAGCTCAAATCCACCTACAAACAGAAGTAAAGAATTTGTAGCAGCTTACACAAAAGAAAAAGGAAGCAATGACATACCGGGCTTTACTGCTCTTGGGGCGGACTCATACTTTTTGATGCTAGATGCTATGAATCGCTGCGAAAATCCAGAAGATAGAGAGTGCGTAAATAACAAGATCAAAGAGACGAAAAACTTTGAGGGAGTTTCAGGTATCATCAATATAGATAAAAAAGGAAACGCCGTTCGTTCAGTCGTCGTCAAAGAGATAAAAGGCGGCAAGGCTGTTTATAAAGATACTGTAAATCCTTGA